Genomic segment of Oncorhynchus nerka isolate Pitt River linkage group LG10, Oner_Uvic_2.0, whole genome shotgun sequence:
CTTATGCAATGCACATGAAcaccagtggcggtcagtgccgtttaagatgaagGACGATTGTGTTCCCTGCACCCATCCTGagattgctacaacctagcctatttacattttacattacatttaagtcatttagcagacgctcttatccagagcgacttacaaattgactaTGAATgtaagtttacaacgtaggtgcacaggtcgagagaattttgagtaaacaaagtggcagtcagtgacacattcaataccgccttgcacactcttgcctgcatctagctgatctagggtgtaatcattagtccaacagttccaaatgagagtttctattggacaaattcaggtatgtttatccccgtttcattccgtttgcttccatttaagaaatgtttttcaacagaatcagaaGAACGtgtacacccctgatcacacgcaaacagttcactttcatagcagccacataaaaaCCAGCAATGAGCGCTTTGCTCGTTGtatgtataattccttctcgcaactATATaagtgctctcctcctctcacctctgcccttcgcttgtggacgtcagtgcacaacacatcacatgTCTGACCAGGAGAAAAAAACTTTCCTAGCCAAACCTTCATTTCATGACCactaaccactacacacagcctacctCATTGTCACGTCATAGTCAACTAGAACTACTAGAACTGACACATTAGTAAACCCTATACAATCAAAGCAGTTTAGCAATTACACCGGGGCCCAGTGTAAtggcaatacatttataaaaacaAAAGGTTACATTGACATGGAAGAGTTCTAGTGTTGGtttagccatagccagctagctaacatagcatccctctctgtttgagccgggtgtttgagtaggctgcatTTGCAAGCTAAgggaaagtttttttttaaatgcgtagctctctctttcttgcttctccttcatttaggAAGAAACAGATTTGTTCAAAACGgatcaactattgtctttctctcactTAGTCAGCTATTCACCCCATTTTATGCACTGCTGTGCTAGCTAGATGTAGCTTTTGCTTTCAGTACTATattcattatctgatcctttgattgggtggacaacatgtcagttcatgctgcaagagctcagATAagctggaggatgtcctccagaagttgtcataattactgtgtaagtctatcgAAGAgcgtgagaaccatgagcctcctaggttttgtattgaggtcaacatacccagaggaggacagaagttaGCTGTCATTCGGCTACACTAAGGTGTTACGCTACAGAGTGCTGCCGAGGCTACTGAaggccttcattgcaaaacagtgtgttttaatcaattatttggtgacatgaatatatttagtatagtttaatCTACAAAGGATCACTTTTTTAACGTTTCACTATTTTTTATtgttatgaaattcactgaggaggtcCTCACCTTCCTCTTCTGAGAAGTCTCCACTGATGAATACATACATACCCACATGCGCACACCAAAAAACAAAGCAAAACACACATTTGTTAGTCCCAGCATTCCTCAGTGATTCCACAATGTGAACAGAAGAGGTGGTGTTGCACCACTGCCTATTGGTTCAGACTTTTATTTTGGCATGTAAACAGAACCTTGGCTTCTCTTTTCCTGGAAATATGACAAGAATGGGCAAGCAAACCCATTTCTCAGCTAGGAGAGAGACCCTTGTCAGCTGAGACCCTGGGAAGATAGAGGCTATAGAGTACAGACCTCAAGGCTATAATCAACATGCACacgagcacacacatacacacacgcacaagctTTCATGCAAACTGCAGACTCTCTGCAAAGACAGACAGAACACCTACTCACTCTTAAGTCGTATttaaaacaaatgttttattAAGAAGTTTCAAAACTTTAGTACACAAACTGAAGCATTCATAAACCTGTACATGAGCACAATAATGAAATATAGAAAACTCAAATAAGTTTGTTCTTTGGGTTTGTAAAGAGGATTGCGGCTACATTGCCAGACACTCAACACTTTGGACAGGTGAAGTGTGTGTTTTGAGCATTTGAAACTTTTCCATCTATAAGAATAACATTAATTGGCTTTATAATTTGAAATAAAAAAGAAGGTTTGAATGGTCGTGTTTAAAACATGCTGAAATGTACATTGCCGTTGCATTCAAGATATGACAATCATATTTACATTGTTAGATAACACATTTAAATCAGTGACTCTGCTCTACTTTAGAGAGTAGCACTGTAATACTGAATCCATTGCAACAGTGAGAGCACATGAAGCTCACTTTTTCTTATTTTTCCCTGAGATCATTTGGACAGTTGGCTGGTCTATTCTCCAGGCTTCAGGTGTCATAGTGGTGCATAGCTAGGCTCTAACGTGTCTGGTCCAAGTGTCAGAGCAGGGACAGGTTGTGCTGGGGGCTTGCTGTCTCCTGGAGGTAGCTCACCTGCCAGGGGAGGCCCAAGGCTGGAGACGGGTCCACAAACGCATCCATGTAGCCCTGAGCGCAGGAGGCCCACACCCCCGTCTGGTACCCCAGCCCCTCGCCCACCTGGGTGTACCTGATAGAGCTGGGCAGCTGCTCCAAGGGGTTCTCTTTCCCACAGTGTCCGTGTAAGGGGTACAACTGGCCCTCGGTGGAGTAGCAGGGGTAGTGTGGTGAGGGTGGACACGAGGAGCCCATGCTGTCCATGTAGAGGTGTGTCTCTGTTGGCAGCCTGTGAGGATGGGTGCCCTGCTGGGGCTCTATCTGGTGGGGGAGTGATGCCTGGTGCCAGGAGATGTAGCTTTGGGGCTCCTGGCGAGGAGCGACTGTCACCCTGGGCGGGTCCAGCCGTGACGTCCTCACCATTCCCACCGCCAATGGCCCCCCAGCCGGCCTGTGGCACTCCCGGTGGGAGCAGGGCTTACTGGGGGGGTTGGAGctgaggaagacagacagggctgAGATTCGGTTGATGGCCCTCTGCAGGGTGGAAATCTTGGAGAGCCTCTTGCCGCTAAGGTCGTGGTTGAGAGCCACACGTAGAGCATTGAAGGCctggttgtagtccaggatgcGTTTGCGCTCACGGACGTTGGCAGCCACACGGCGGGCCTTGGAGCGGACTGGGCGGCTGCGCTTCTTGGCCTGGCCCTCCTCAGGATCGTCGCTGGGGGGGCTGCTGGCTGAGCCCTCACTGTCCTTGGGGTTTCCGTCGCTCCCTTCGTTATCCTCCCCCTGACCCAGCATGCACAGCTCCAGCTCCTCCTCAGAGAACTCCTCTGACCCTGCCAGGTTTCTGCAGATCATCATCACTGGCTGGCCGTGGAGCTATGGTGaaggttgttgttgtagttgctcTGTAGCCACTGACTACTTAGTAGTTGCTGGAGTGTTCGCAAAGTTGCCGTTGCGGTGCCAGGACCTCCTTTGCTGTCGATCTTGTTCTGAGGGGCTGCctgtcaggttggtgttgggtgctGTGTTTTGCGGCGTCTTTCACAGAGCTGTCAGTCGGGACGTTGTTGGGTGCTGTGTCCTGACAGCccttgtctcctcctcctctcctggtgCCCTGTGATTACCTATGTTTCCGCGGGACGGCCCTGCCTGCTTTTTAAAGCCAGCCCACCTCCTCCAGTCACATGGTACAGTCACCCATGAGGaatggtgctctctctctctacctggtttATGGGCACCCTCCAGGCAAATGGCGctgtcacctcctcctcctccttctcctcctccacagaCACTCCCTCTCATACCTTACAGGATCTCTAAGTGTTTCAGCAAATCCACAGCCTTGTAATACATAACAAGCAAAAGCAAAGTCCTCATTTTTGGCATGACAATTGACTTTTTCTTGACATCCACCTATTGATTATTTTTGGTATATACCGTATCTAGGCCATTGATGAATCACTTTGACTCAAAGAGGGTGCTCCAATGTATGACTCTTGCTTCGATGTAAATCCACAAATACATTTATTTCCGCTCAAATACCTATTATTTTGTGGCCTACTAGTCACATGTTGTATAGAATGGTACGGGGTAGAGTGAGGGGTTTTCTGATGTTTATCTTAATGGGGGAGTTACATGAAAATTAGTCACAGGGCGTCCATGACAAATTGTGTGTTTATCAAATAGCAGCCTAATCTGTGTTGTGTTTGTTTCCCCTCGTCTCACCAAtgtgggagagggaaggagggatttGTCCATGTAATTAGCTGTATACAGAGTGGCGATTCACTTCGATtccctcccccatttctctctctctctttctccttctctctatctttaGGTTTAAGGGCCATATAATTTAGGGGGACTCCTGTGGAACCCTATCCTCATAAATCAGGCCTGGGCAGCACCTGAGGACAGGAGCAGAGCACGGGCCTGGACTTCAAAGCCAAGGAAAAATGAAGGAAAATATTTTACAATTAGAACCTGCAATCACTGCTCGCTCTGCTGACTGGGCTAGAGCCATCAACTCAACCTTTCCATGGTAATGCTTTACATTTTTGGGGTTTTTGAGATATCAAGATAGGTCTTGTCCAAACTGGTTGGATGGAAGTTTCAGATTGTGTTTCGTGTCTTAGTGGAATTGGGTTATACAGATTACCATGCTCTGAATAAGGTACAGATGATTGTGTTCCAAATGAGGTGGATTATCTAAATCAGATATCAACTGAAGAGAACAGATTGGATGTCAACTGAACAGAACAGATTGGATGTCAACTGAAGATAACAGATTGGATGACAACTGAAGAGAACAGGTTGGATGTCAACTGAAGAGAACAGATTGGATGACAACTGAAGAGAACAGATTGGATGACAACTGAAGAGAACAGGTTGGATGTCAACTGAAGAGAACAGATTGGATGACAACTGAAGAGAACAGGTTGGATGACAACTGAAGAGAACAGATTGGATGACAACTGAAGAGAACAGGTTGGATGTCAACTGAAGAGAACAGGTTGGATGTCAACTGAAGAGAACAGATTGGATGACAACTGAAGAGAACAGGTTGGATGTCAACTGAACAGAACAGATTGGATGTCAACTGAAGAGAACAGATTGGATGACAACTGAACAGAACAGATTGGATGTCAACTGAAGAGAACAGATTGGATGACAACTGAAGAGAACAGGTTGGATGTCAACTGAAGAGAACAGATTGGATGACAACTGAAGAGAACAGGTTGGATGTCAACTGAAGAGAACAGATTGGATGACAACTGAAGAGAACAGGTTGGATGTCAACTGAACGAACAGGTTGGATGTCAACTGAACAGAACAGGTTGGATGTCAACTGAACGAACAGGTTGGATGTCAACTGAACAGAACAGGTTGGATGTCAACTGAACAGAACAGATTGGATGTCAACTGAACAGAACAGATTGGATGTCAACTGTACAGAACAGATTGGATGTCAACTGTACAGAACAAATTGGATGTCAACTGAACAGAACAGATTGGATGTCAACTGAACAGAACAGATTGGATGTCAACTGTACAGAACAGATTGGGTGTCAACTGAACAGAACAGATTGGATGTCAACTGTACAGAACAAATTGGATGTCAACTGAACAGAACAGATTGGATGTCAACTGAACGAACAGGTTGAATGTCAACTGAACAGAACAGATTGGATGTCAACTGAATAGAACAGATTGGATGTCAGATGAACAGAACAGATTTAATGTCAACTGAACAGATTGAAAGAGCACATTCTAAAAGTTTCACATCATCACAGAAAAAGTATTTTGAACTGTGTAGAGTAAAT
This window contains:
- the bhlha9 gene encoding class A basic helix-loop-helix protein 9, with translation MMICRNLAGSEEFSEEELELCMLGQGEDNEGSDGNPKDSEGSASSPPSDDPEEGQAKKRSRPVRSKARRVAANVRERKRILDYNQAFNALRVALNHDLSGKRLSKISTLQRAINRISALSVFLSSNPPSKPCSHRECHRPAGGPLAVGMVRTSRLDPPRVTVAPRQEPQSYISWHQASLPHQIEPQQGTHPHRLPTETHLYMDSMGSSCPPSPHYPCYSTEGQLYPLHGHCGKENPLEQLPSSIRYTQVGEGLGYQTGVWASCAQGYMDAFVDPSPALGLPWQVSYLQETASPQHNLSLL